In the Streptomyces sp. cg36 genome, one interval contains:
- a CDS encoding DUF6879 family protein: protein MKYPVREGIAQAQHSAVHLEMRDSYTPDDPEFARWRAGHRYNGDPAKLPDWWGTWHDLVQETTARGVVMRRARIVSEPVTDYIRYEHDMTFANVAAGELVRWLPRRKAADIALPGTDLWMFDGETVLFTYFSGVGEVVDRERRTDPETMQLVSSAFELVWQRATPHERYKPV, encoded by the coding sequence GTGAAGTACCCCGTTCGTGAAGGGATCGCCCAGGCTCAGCACTCCGCCGTTCATCTGGAGATGCGCGACAGCTACACCCCGGACGATCCGGAGTTCGCCCGCTGGCGCGCCGGCCACCGGTACAACGGCGACCCGGCGAAGCTGCCCGACTGGTGGGGGACGTGGCACGACCTGGTGCAGGAGACGACGGCGCGCGGCGTGGTCATGCGGCGGGCCCGGATCGTCTCGGAGCCTGTGACGGACTACATCCGGTATGAGCACGACATGACGTTCGCCAACGTGGCGGCCGGCGAGCTGGTGCGCTGGCTGCCCCGGCGCAAGGCGGCTGACATCGCCCTGCCGGGTACCGACCTGTGGATGTTCGACGGGGAAACAGTCCTGTTCACCTACTTCTCTGGAGTCGGAGAGGTCGTTGACCGGGAGCGGAGAACCGACCCGGAAACCATGCAACTTGTGTCATCTGCCTTTGAGCTGGTGTGGCAGCGGGCTACGCCGCACGAGAGGTACAAGCCGGTCTAG
- a CDS encoding RidA family protein, giving the protein MTEKVALTPATHTTPPAKFSHGVRKGNILQVAGQVGFLPAVEGRAPTVAGPTLREQTLQTFANVKAILEEGGASWDDVMMTRVYLTDVDHFAEMNEIYNAYFEEQGLKAPASARTTVYVGLPAGLLIEIDALAVLDA; this is encoded by the coding sequence ATGACCGAGAAGGTCGCCCTCACCCCCGCCACCCACACCACCCCGCCCGCCAAGTTCTCGCACGGCGTGCGCAAGGGCAACATCCTCCAGGTCGCCGGACAGGTCGGCTTCCTGCCCGCCGTCGAGGGCCGGGCCCCGACCGTCGCCGGGCCCACCCTGCGCGAGCAGACCCTCCAGACCTTCGCCAACGTCAAGGCGATCCTGGAGGAGGGCGGCGCGAGCTGGGACGACGTGATGATGACGCGCGTCTACCTCACCGACGTCGACCACTTCGCGGAGATGAACGAGATCTACAACGCCTACTTCGAGGAGCAGGGCCTGAAGGCCCCCGCCTCGGCCCGCACCACCGTCTACGTCGGACTGCCCGCGGGACTGCTCATCGAGATCGACGCCCTCGCGGTGCTCGACGCCTGA
- a CDS encoding IclR family transcriptional regulator, whose amino-acid sequence MSQTVDRALSILPLLAQGPADLGQVAERLGVHKSTALRLLRTLHEHGLVHRQADQRYRLGARLFALAQEAAENLDVREIAHPHLLALNERTGHTVHLAVYEDGEVLYIDKVDSRYPVRMYSRVGKPVAITVAAVAKLLLADLPEAERRTVAEKLDYPLYTPRSTPHAAAFLKELATVREQGWASDLGGHEESINCVGAPVRGTDGRVVAAMSLSAPNVVVTAEELLALLPQVRRTADAISREYSGNPTEKETA is encoded by the coding sequence ATGAGCCAGACCGTCGACCGGGCGCTGAGCATTCTGCCGCTGCTGGCGCAGGGTCCCGCCGACCTCGGGCAGGTCGCCGAGCGGCTGGGGGTGCACAAGTCCACCGCCCTGCGGCTGCTGCGCACCCTGCACGAGCACGGCCTCGTCCACCGCCAGGCGGACCAGCGCTACCGCCTGGGCGCCCGCCTGTTCGCGCTCGCCCAGGAGGCGGCGGAGAACCTCGACGTGCGCGAGATCGCCCACCCCCACCTCCTCGCCCTGAACGAGCGCACCGGCCACACCGTCCACCTCGCGGTCTACGAGGACGGCGAGGTGCTGTACATCGACAAGGTCGACAGCCGCTATCCCGTACGGATGTACTCCCGCGTCGGCAAGCCCGTCGCCATCACCGTCGCCGCCGTCGCCAAACTGCTCCTCGCCGACCTGCCCGAGGCCGAGCGCCGCACGGTCGCCGAGAAGCTCGACTACCCGCTGTACACGCCCCGTTCGACCCCGCACGCCGCCGCGTTCCTCAAGGAGCTCGCGACCGTACGCGAACAGGGCTGGGCCAGCGACCTCGGCGGCCACGAGGAGTCCATCAACTGCGTGGGCGCCCCCGTGCGCGGCACGGACGGGCGCGTCGTCGCCGCCATGTCGCTCTCCGCCCCCAACGTCGTCGTCACGGCCGAGGAACTCCTCGCCCTGCTCCCGCAGGTGCGCCGCACCGCCGACGCCATCAGCCGGGAGTACTCCGGCAATCCCACCGAGAAGGAAACAGCATGA
- a CDS encoding helix-turn-helix domain-containing protein: MPESSSVRQARQLLADRLRELVKDSGLEGKEVAARCGWYPSKVSRIATGRQKPGEDDIRAWCRACGAEDQTADLIASLRAVEGMWVEWRRMERAGLRRAQEAVLPLFERTRRFRAYSSWFVPGLLQTHGYTADVLRAVQRRRVSVDDVADAVAVRMERQRVLHDAPRRFAFLVEESVLSNGLGDADTQAEQLERLLTVGALPNISVGVVPTRLGRTRMPVEGFWMFDTAQVNVELVSGHLTLTQPSEVSMYADTFAMLADMAVYGQKARALIVKARDSLV; the protein is encoded by the coding sequence GTGCCCGAGTCAAGCAGCGTTCGGCAAGCCCGGCAGCTCCTTGCCGACCGCCTGCGCGAGTTGGTCAAGGACTCCGGGCTTGAGGGCAAGGAGGTAGCCGCTCGCTGCGGCTGGTACCCGTCCAAGGTCTCTCGGATCGCGACGGGGAGGCAGAAGCCCGGTGAGGACGACATTCGGGCATGGTGTCGGGCGTGCGGCGCCGAGGACCAGACGGCGGACCTGATTGCCTCTCTGCGGGCCGTCGAGGGTATGTGGGTGGAGTGGCGCCGCATGGAGCGGGCGGGGCTGCGACGGGCGCAGGAGGCCGTTCTGCCCCTGTTCGAGCGTACGCGCCGGTTCCGCGCCTACTCCTCGTGGTTCGTGCCCGGCTTGCTCCAGACCCACGGGTATACGGCCGATGTACTGCGCGCAGTTCAGCGTCGCCGGGTATCGGTCGATGATGTGGCGGACGCCGTGGCTGTCCGCATGGAGCGGCAGCGTGTGCTCCATGATGCTCCTCGCCGCTTTGCGTTCCTGGTCGAGGAGTCCGTGTTGAGCAACGGGCTCGGGGATGCCGACACCCAAGCTGAGCAGCTTGAGCGCCTGCTCACGGTCGGTGCGTTGCCCAACATCAGCGTGGGGGTGGTCCCTACCCGTCTTGGTCGGACCCGCATGCCGGTGGAGGGGTTCTGGATGTTCGACACGGCTCAGGTCAACGTGGAGCTTGTCTCCGGGCACCTGACGCTGACGCAGCCCAGCGAGGTAAGCATGTACGCGGACACGTTCGCCATGCTGGCCGATATGGCGGTCTACGGCCAGAAGGCCCGTGCGCTGATCGTCAAGGCACGTGACTCGCTCGTGTAA
- a CDS encoding protein kinase, which translates to MTSQGPYGIPDHVRRAVAPVSRRLVLDRRGSTVWDVQAAAGRVAIKLGYPSRTHAWTASAPAREGVILRALGAAGVTYGTWEHGTWNVQPWHPGTDLQQRWEPHRTRENVSRPPVLDALACARALAELHDKGLTHGDVQPAHFIVSGEPARATLIDLALARGIKVPEQFDFPYRGCLVHYESPEISRRVLEGGEAVPTREADVYALGATLFMAATGWRHVEYPDDAPRPVQRRAVVNGTHRPVNVAGTLGALISDMLRYHADDRPTMHEVCKALEQ; encoded by the coding sequence ATGACCAGCCAGGGCCCGTACGGCATCCCCGACCATGTGCGGCGGGCCGTGGCGCCCGTGTCGCGGCGGCTCGTGCTGGACCGGCGCGGTTCGACCGTGTGGGACGTGCAGGCGGCTGCCGGTCGTGTCGCGATCAAGCTGGGCTATCCGAGCCGGACGCACGCGTGGACGGCGTCGGCGCCCGCCCGCGAGGGGGTGATCCTGCGGGCGCTCGGCGCCGCAGGGGTCACCTACGGCACCTGGGAGCACGGGACGTGGAACGTGCAGCCGTGGCACCCGGGGACCGATCTGCAGCAGCGCTGGGAACCGCACAGGACTCGTGAGAACGTCTCGCGCCCTCCCGTGTTGGACGCCCTTGCGTGTGCGCGAGCCCTCGCCGAGCTGCACGACAAAGGGTTGACTCACGGCGACGTACAACCCGCCCACTTCATCGTGAGTGGCGAGCCGGCGAGGGCGACCCTGATCGACCTAGCCCTAGCCCGCGGTATCAAGGTCCCCGAGCAATTCGACTTCCCGTACCGGGGGTGTCTCGTCCACTACGAAAGCCCTGAAATCTCCCGCCGAGTGCTGGAAGGCGGCGAGGCGGTTCCTACGCGGGAAGCGGATGTGTACGCGCTCGGGGCAACTCTGTTCATGGCGGCAACCGGATGGCGCCACGTCGAGTACCCCGACGACGCGCCCCGGCCCGTGCAGCGGCGGGCGGTCGTGAACGGCACGCACCGCCCCGTGAACGTCGCGGGCACACTTGGAGCGCTGATCAGCGACATGCTGAGGTACCACGCGGACGACCGCCCCACGATGCACGAGGTCTGCAAGGCCCTGGAACAATAA
- a CDS encoding GntP family permease translates to MSFPTAAAPAPPATPHTGGILPLVGGTTGLLTVAALGIALLLYLIIKLRLQPFVALLAVSIAVGLGAGLSVTELFGTVQKSAAVSTVEAGMGGILGHVAIIIGLGTMLGAILEVSGGAEVLSARLLNLFGERRAPLAMGLTGLVFGIPVFFDVGIFVLAPIVYAATKRSGKSILLFCMPLLAGLSMTHAFLPPHPGPVAAAGLFHVSLGWVILMGALVGLPSVLAAWAYAAWIGRRIFVEVPQDMVEAAEEARAAVAAEQRAAGVTPREEPVALGTVLAIIGTPLVLILAATFSSVALDPSTFRSVVEFFGNPFVALTIALVLAYYLLGIRRGWSRKSLEAVSTSSLKPVGNILLVVGAGGVFGAVLKASGIADALAKTFHDVGLPVIVLAWLISVVLRVAQGSATVAIVTTAGIVVPLVEGGDYSQAHLALIIMAISAGSIFASHVNDGGFWMVAKYFGISERDTLKSWTVLETVLSVTGFGVAATLSLVI, encoded by the coding sequence ATGTCGTTCCCGACCGCCGCAGCGCCCGCACCTCCCGCCACGCCCCACACCGGCGGCATCCTGCCCCTCGTCGGCGGCACCACCGGTCTGCTGACCGTCGCCGCCCTCGGCATCGCGCTCCTGCTCTACCTGATCATCAAGCTCCGGCTGCAGCCGTTCGTGGCGCTGCTCGCCGTCTCCATAGCCGTCGGCCTGGGCGCCGGCCTCTCCGTCACCGAACTCTTCGGCACCGTGCAGAAGTCCGCCGCCGTCTCCACCGTCGAGGCGGGCATGGGCGGCATCCTCGGCCACGTCGCCATCATCATCGGGCTCGGTACGATGCTGGGCGCGATCCTCGAAGTCAGCGGCGGCGCCGAGGTGTTGAGCGCCAGACTGCTCAACCTGTTCGGCGAGCGCCGGGCGCCGCTGGCGATGGGCCTGACCGGACTCGTCTTCGGCATCCCCGTCTTCTTCGACGTCGGCATCTTCGTCCTCGCGCCGATCGTGTACGCCGCCACCAAGCGGTCCGGGAAGTCGATCCTGCTGTTCTGCATGCCGCTGCTGGCGGGCCTGTCGATGACGCACGCGTTCCTGCCGCCGCACCCCGGCCCGGTCGCCGCGGCCGGACTCTTCCACGTCTCGCTGGGCTGGGTCATCCTCATGGGCGCGCTCGTGGGCCTCCCGTCGGTTCTGGCCGCCTGGGCGTACGCCGCCTGGATCGGGCGCCGGATCTTCGTGGAGGTGCCGCAGGACATGGTGGAGGCGGCCGAGGAGGCGCGGGCCGCCGTCGCCGCCGAGCAGCGGGCGGCCGGGGTCACCCCCCGGGAGGAGCCGGTGGCGCTGGGCACGGTCCTCGCCATCATCGGCACGCCGCTGGTCCTGATCCTGGCGGCCACGTTCTCGTCGGTCGCCCTGGACCCCTCGACGTTCCGGTCCGTGGTGGAGTTCTTCGGCAACCCGTTCGTGGCGCTGACCATCGCGCTGGTCCTCGCGTACTACCTGCTCGGCATCCGGCGCGGCTGGTCGCGCAAGTCGCTGGAGGCGGTCTCCACCTCGTCCCTCAAGCCGGTCGGGAACATCCTGCTGGTGGTGGGCGCGGGCGGGGTGTTCGGCGCGGTCCTGAAGGCGTCCGGGATCGCGGACGCGCTGGCGAAGACGTTCCACGACGTGGGGCTGCCGGTGATCGTGCTGGCCTGGCTGATCTCGGTGGTCCTGCGGGTCGCCCAGGGCTCGGCGACGGTCGCCATCGTCACGACGGCGGGCATCGTGGTGCCCCTGGTCGAGGGCGGCGACTACTCCCAGGCCCACCTGGCCCTGATCATCATGGCGATCTCGGCCGGCTCGATCTTCGCGTCCCACGTCAACGACGGCGGCTTCTGGATGGTGGCCAAGTACTTCGGCATCAGCGAGCGGGACACGCTGAAGTCGTGGACGGTCCTGGAGACGGTGCTGTCGGTGACGGGCTTCGGGGTGGCAGCCACCCTGAGCCTGGTGATCTAG